A window of Longispora fulva contains these coding sequences:
- a CDS encoding polyprenyl synthetase family protein, translated as MNRAPAALSEQFDAEIAAFLHRRYVEWPAQVSRDPLDQLSSFILHGGKRLRPTFCHWGWRAAGGTDSAGIVAAASALEFFHAFALVHDDVMDDSDLRRGRPTVHQVFATQHAKQHWRGDSAAYGRAIAVLVGDLCAGWADQMFRESGLAQADLDRAAGVFATMRAEVVAGQYLDLLTAARGGTVAEAMTVARLKSARYTVTRPMQIGAALAGADPVVMDRFATFGDPLGEAFQLRDDMLGLFGDPSVTGKSCLDDLRAAKATLLVLLARDRADPTQRAQLDDLVGQPLLDERGADAVRDIVVRTGALAETENRILKLSAAASTAVRAAPVDTDAALQIVALAARLADRRA; from the coding sequence GTGAACAGGGCACCGGCGGCACTCAGCGAGCAGTTCGACGCCGAGATCGCCGCGTTCCTGCACCGACGGTACGTCGAGTGGCCGGCCCAGGTGTCCCGGGACCCCCTCGACCAGCTCTCCAGCTTCATCCTGCACGGCGGAAAGCGGCTGCGCCCCACCTTCTGCCACTGGGGCTGGCGGGCGGCCGGCGGCACCGACTCCGCAGGGATCGTCGCGGCAGCCTCCGCGTTGGAGTTCTTCCACGCCTTCGCCCTGGTCCACGACGACGTGATGGACGACAGCGACCTGCGCCGTGGCCGACCGACGGTACACCAGGTATTCGCGACCCAGCACGCGAAACAGCACTGGCGGGGCGACTCCGCAGCCTACGGACGCGCGATCGCGGTGCTCGTCGGCGACCTGTGCGCCGGGTGGGCCGACCAGATGTTCCGCGAGTCCGGACTTGCGCAGGCCGACCTCGACCGCGCCGCCGGAGTCTTCGCGACCATGCGCGCCGAGGTCGTCGCCGGCCAGTACCTCGACCTGCTGACCGCCGCCCGGGGCGGGACCGTGGCCGAGGCGATGACGGTCGCCCGGCTGAAGTCGGCCCGGTACACGGTCACCCGGCCCATGCAGATCGGCGCGGCGCTGGCCGGTGCGGACCCGGTCGTCATGGACCGGTTCGCCACCTTCGGCGACCCGCTCGGCGAGGCGTTCCAACTCCGCGACGACATGCTCGGCCTGTTCGGGGACCCGAGCGTGACGGGCAAGTCGTGCCTGGACGACCTCAGGGCCGCCAAAGCGACCCTGCTCGTCCTGCTGGCCAGGGACCGCGCCGACCCCACGCAACGCGCACAGCTCGACGACCTGGTCGGACAACCACTCCTGGACGAACGGGGAGCCGACGCGGTCCGCGACATCGTCGTACGGACCGGCGCCCTCGCCGAGACCGAGAACCGCATCCTCAAGCTCTCGGCGGCGGCGAGCACGGCGGTGCGCGCCGCACCGGTCGACACCGACGCCGCCCTGCAGATCGTGGCGCTCGCGGCCCGGCTGGCCGACCGACGCGCGTGA
- a CDS encoding ThuA domain-containing protein, whose translation MRSLLTRALAVTATALAVGAGLAAPAVHAADASYKVLVFSKTAAFRHDSIPAGIQAVRTLGAANNFTVTATEDAAAFTTTNLAQYQAVVFMSTTGDVLNATQQAAFESYIRAGGGYVGVHSASDTEYAWPWYGKLVGAYFKQHPAQQNALLKVEDPNHPSTQGLPAQFTRFDEWYDFQTNPRGAVHVLTSVDNSSYSGSTMGNDHPITWCQKYDGGRSWYTGLGHTIESYSEPNFLHLLLGGIMTAAGAVTADCSVAATGRIPQAQLRVRSCDSQELSGENAPCTNVLDGNAGTFWHTQWSGANPTPPHEIQLDLGASYSVTNLYYLPRQSGTNGRIARYEVYVSTDGTTWGTAVATGTFPNVSTERTVTFTGKSGRYVRLRALSEVNGNPWTSVAELNVGGTTTLH comes from the coding sequence ATGAGAAGTCTCCTGACCAGAGCGCTGGCGGTGACGGCCACTGCCCTGGCCGTCGGCGCGGGCCTCGCGGCCCCGGCCGTGCACGCCGCCGACGCCTCCTACAAGGTGTTGGTCTTCTCCAAGACCGCGGCGTTCCGGCACGACTCCATCCCCGCCGGCATCCAGGCCGTCCGCACGCTGGGCGCCGCCAACAACTTCACGGTCACCGCGACCGAGGACGCGGCGGCGTTCACCACGACCAACCTGGCCCAGTACCAGGCGGTGGTGTTCATGAGCACCACCGGCGACGTCCTCAACGCCACCCAGCAGGCCGCCTTCGAGTCCTACATCCGGGCCGGCGGCGGCTACGTCGGCGTGCACTCGGCGTCTGACACCGAGTACGCCTGGCCCTGGTACGGCAAACTCGTCGGCGCCTACTTCAAACAGCACCCGGCCCAGCAGAACGCGCTCCTCAAGGTCGAGGACCCCAACCACCCGTCCACCCAGGGCCTGCCAGCGCAGTTCACCCGCTTCGACGAGTGGTACGACTTCCAGACCAACCCGCGCGGGGCCGTGCACGTCCTGACCTCGGTGGACAACAGCTCCTACTCGGGCTCCACGATGGGCAACGACCACCCGATCACCTGGTGCCAGAAGTACGACGGGGGTCGGTCCTGGTACACCGGGCTGGGCCACACCATCGAAAGCTACAGCGAACCGAACTTCCTGCACCTCCTGCTCGGCGGGATCATGACCGCGGCCGGGGCCGTCACGGCCGACTGCTCCGTCGCGGCCACCGGTCGGATCCCCCAGGCCCAGCTGCGGGTCCGGTCGTGCGACAGCCAGGAGCTGTCCGGCGAGAACGCGCCCTGCACCAACGTCCTCGACGGCAACGCCGGCACGTTCTGGCACACCCAGTGGTCGGGGGCCAACCCGACGCCGCCGCACGAGATCCAGCTCGACCTGGGCGCCAGCTACTCCGTGACGAACCTGTACTACCTGCCCCGACAGTCCGGCACCAACGGCCGCATCGCCCGCTACGAGGTGTACGTCTCTACCGACGGCACCACCTGGGGAACCGCCGTGGCGACGGGGACCTTCCCCAACGTGTCGACCGAGCGGACGGTGACGTTCACCGGCAAATCCGGCCGATACGTGCGGCTGCGGGCACTCAGCGAGGTCAACGGCAACCCGTGGACCTCCGTCGCCGAACTCAACGTCGGCGGCACCACCACCCTGCACTGA
- a CDS encoding sugar ABC transporter ATP-binding protein — MTRLWMRGIVKEFPGVRALDGVHLDVRAGEVHCLLGQNGAGKSTLIKVIAGAHRPDAGVIEWEGTTTALPSPTAAMRHGIATIYQELDLVDGLTVAENIFLGHEHARRGFVRRAVTRAAAHRLLDRLGHPEIPAGREVGLLSAAGKQVVSIARALSRDARLIVMDEPSAVLDHDEVDNLFRIVRDLTADGVSVVYISHRLAEIRDIGDRVTVLKDGRTVATGLDAQATPTADLVRLMTGRTLAQTFPPRRTPPRDTPELLRVRELSLAGHFQDVTLSVRAGEIVGLAGLVGSGRSEILETILGARRATSGTIFVNGATLRPGSPGAGVRAGIGLAPEERKSQALVMEASVAHNVSLPALARYARLGRIDRRRELADVTRQTEALRLHPADPRRPVATLSGGNQQKAVVARWLLRGCRLLLLDEPTRGVDVGARAELYGVVRALADSGVGVLLVSSEIPEVLGLADRVLVLREGRVLAEADPRDLDEFAVLDMIMEGGHR, encoded by the coding sequence ATGACCCGGCTGTGGATGCGGGGAATCGTCAAGGAATTTCCCGGGGTACGCGCCCTCGACGGGGTGCACCTCGACGTCCGGGCCGGCGAGGTGCACTGCCTGCTCGGGCAGAATGGCGCCGGCAAGTCCACCCTGATCAAGGTGATCGCCGGCGCGCACCGTCCCGACGCCGGCGTCATCGAGTGGGAGGGCACCACGACGGCCCTGCCCAGTCCGACGGCCGCGATGCGCCACGGGATCGCGACCATCTACCAGGAACTCGACCTGGTCGACGGGCTCACCGTGGCGGAGAACATCTTCCTCGGTCACGAGCACGCCCGACGGGGATTCGTCCGCAGGGCCGTGACGCGCGCCGCCGCGCACAGACTGCTGGACCGCCTCGGGCACCCGGAGATCCCCGCCGGCCGAGAGGTCGGCCTGCTGTCGGCGGCGGGCAAACAAGTCGTGTCGATCGCGCGGGCACTGTCCCGCGACGCGCGGCTGATCGTGATGGACGAGCCGTCCGCCGTTCTCGACCACGACGAGGTCGACAACCTGTTTCGGATCGTGCGGGACCTCACCGCCGACGGAGTCTCCGTCGTCTACATCTCCCACCGGCTCGCCGAGATCCGCGACATCGGCGACCGGGTCACGGTTCTCAAGGACGGTCGCACCGTCGCGACCGGGCTGGACGCCCAGGCGACCCCGACCGCCGACCTGGTGCGCCTGATGACCGGTCGGACCCTCGCCCAGACCTTCCCGCCCCGCCGCACCCCGCCCCGAGACACTCCCGAACTGCTGCGGGTCCGGGAGTTGAGCCTCGCCGGGCACTTCCAGGACGTCACGTTGTCCGTGCGCGCCGGGGAGATCGTCGGCCTCGCCGGACTCGTCGGCTCGGGCCGCTCGGAGATCCTGGAGACGATCCTCGGAGCACGCCGCGCCACCTCCGGAACGATCTTCGTCAACGGCGCAACGCTCCGCCCCGGCAGCCCCGGTGCCGGGGTACGGGCCGGCATCGGACTGGCACCCGAGGAGCGCAAGAGCCAGGCGCTGGTGATGGAAGCGTCGGTCGCGCACAACGTCTCCCTTCCCGCGCTTGCGCGTTACGCACGCCTCGGACGCATCGACCGCCGCCGCGAGCTCGCGGATGTCACCCGGCAGACCGAGGCGCTGCGCCTGCACCCGGCCGACCCCCGGCGGCCAGTCGCGACGCTGTCCGGGGGCAATCAACAGAAGGCCGTGGTCGCCCGCTGGCTGCTGCGGGGCTGTCGCCTGCTGCTGCTCGACGAACCCACCCGCGGAGTCGATGTCGGCGCCCGCGCGGAGCTCTACGGCGTGGTCCGCGCGCTCGCCGACTCCGGCGTCGGGGTGCTGCTCGTCTCCAGCGAGATCCCGGAGGTGCTGGGACTGGCAGACCGGGTGCTCGTCCTGCGGGAGGGGCGGGTGCTCGCCGAGGCCGATCCCCGCGACCTGGACGAGTTCGCCGTCCTCGACATGATCATGGAAGGCGGTCACCGGTGA
- a CDS encoding PQQ-dependent sugar dehydrogenase: MKGNPVKPTPRWRARLTAAALLAAPLCAVALPAPAQAHTVINAPDFQQVSLARGTAEMGEPISMAVLPDRSVLHTSRDGTLRLTTAAGATKVSGRLNVYTHDEEGMQGVGIDPNFTTNRFIYLYYAPLLSTPAGDAPLSGTDFSVWQGYNRLSRFVLRTDGTLDLASEKKVLDVGTDRGNCCHVGGDIDFDAAGNLYLSTGDDSNPFYSDGYAPLDERGDSNPVLDSQRSAGNTNDLRGKVLRIKVNADASYSIPAGNLFAPGTARTRPEIYAMGFRNPYRMTVDKATGIVYLGDYGPDAGSTSSARGPAGQVEFDRIPSAGNYGWPYCTGTNTTTETYNEWNFATNSTGPKYNCAAPVNNSPHNTGLTNLPPARPSWIRYGGDAGSPPEFGSGSESPMGGALYRYDAANPSATKFPADLDGHFFAAEFGRRWLRAIDVNTDGSAGSITNFPWSGTQIIDTAFGPDGALYVLDYGTGWGNGDANSALYRIEYIGATANRAPIAVASADKTSGTGPLAVTFSSAGSSDPEGGALTYSWAFGDGGTSTAASPAHTYTANGQYTATLTVRDPVGNTGTASVIITVGNTAPTVTLSLPGDGQLFSFGDTVPFQISVTDPEDGAIDCSKVTLTYLLGHDTHAHQITSTTGCTGSIVVPADGEHDASANVYGVFDAQYTDKGALTTHTQHVLQPRHRQAEHFATSSGVTKYLKTAAEGGATVGDVNNGDWIGFTTYQLGNAKSFDARVSSGGSGGTLTLRTGSPTGPAIGSATVPVTGGWETFTTVTGTITAPPAATTSLYLVFTGSGSGFLYDVDAFTLNTSGTTPPPGVGPIRGVGAKCVDVAGGATADGTKIQLNTCNGSTAQSWTTGGSTLKALGKCMNVAGTANSTNVQLWTCNGSAGQTWTPQSDGSLKNPSSGRCLDAFGGSSADGTQLIIWDCHGGTNQKWTLP; this comes from the coding sequence ATGAAAGGGAATCCTGTGAAACCCACCCCTCGGTGGCGCGCGCGGCTGACCGCCGCCGCGCTGCTCGCCGCACCTCTCTGCGCTGTGGCACTGCCAGCCCCCGCCCAGGCCCACACCGTCATCAACGCCCCCGACTTCCAGCAGGTGAGCCTCGCCAGGGGCACCGCCGAGATGGGCGAGCCCATCTCCATGGCGGTCCTGCCGGACCGGTCCGTGCTGCACACCTCCCGGGACGGCACGCTGCGTCTCACGACCGCCGCCGGCGCGACCAAGGTGTCCGGGCGACTCAACGTCTACACCCACGACGAGGAGGGGATGCAGGGCGTCGGCATCGACCCCAACTTCACGACCAACCGCTTCATCTATCTGTACTACGCGCCGCTGCTGTCGACCCCCGCTGGTGACGCCCCGCTCAGTGGCACCGACTTCTCGGTGTGGCAGGGCTACAACCGGCTGTCGAGGTTCGTGCTCAGAACGGACGGCACCCTCGACCTGGCCAGCGAGAAGAAGGTCCTCGACGTCGGCACCGACCGGGGCAACTGCTGCCATGTCGGTGGGGACATCGACTTCGACGCGGCCGGCAACCTGTATCTGAGCACGGGGGATGACTCCAACCCCTTCTACTCCGACGGGTACGCCCCGCTCGACGAGCGCGGCGACAGCAACCCGGTGCTGGACTCGCAGCGCTCGGCGGGCAACACGAACGACCTGCGGGGCAAGGTACTCCGGATCAAGGTCAACGCGGACGCCAGCTACTCGATTCCGGCGGGCAACCTGTTCGCCCCGGGTACCGCGAGAACCCGGCCGGAGATCTACGCGATGGGCTTCCGCAACCCCTACCGGATGACCGTCGACAAGGCCACCGGCATCGTCTACCTCGGCGACTACGGGCCCGACGCGGGGTCCACCAGTTCCGCCCGGGGACCGGCCGGGCAGGTCGAGTTCGACCGGATCCCTTCCGCCGGCAACTACGGCTGGCCGTACTGCACCGGCACGAACACGACGACCGAGACGTACAACGAGTGGAACTTCGCCACCAACTCCACCGGGCCGAAGTACAACTGCGCGGCCCCGGTCAACAACTCCCCGCACAACACGGGCCTGACGAACCTGCCCCCGGCCCGGCCGTCGTGGATCCGGTACGGCGGCGACGCCGGTTCCCCTCCCGAGTTCGGTTCGGGAAGCGAGTCCCCGATGGGCGGCGCGCTCTACCGCTACGACGCGGCCAATCCCTCGGCCACGAAGTTCCCGGCGGACCTGGACGGGCACTTCTTCGCCGCCGAGTTCGGTCGCCGGTGGCTCAGGGCGATCGACGTCAACACCGACGGCAGCGCCGGTTCCATCACGAACTTCCCCTGGTCGGGCACCCAGATCATCGACACGGCGTTCGGACCCGACGGCGCGCTGTACGTCCTGGACTACGGCACCGGCTGGGGCAACGGTGACGCCAACTCCGCGCTCTACCGGATCGAGTACATCGGGGCGACGGCCAACCGGGCCCCGATCGCGGTGGCGTCGGCCGACAAGACGTCCGGCACCGGGCCCCTGGCGGTCACGTTCTCCTCGGCCGGCAGCTCCGACCCGGAGGGCGGGGCGCTGACCTACTCCTGGGCGTTCGGAGACGGCGGCACGTCGACGGCGGCCAGCCCGGCGCACACGTACACCGCGAACGGCCAGTACACCGCCACGCTCACGGTCCGCGACCCGGTGGGCAACACGGGCACGGCGAGCGTGATCATCACGGTCGGCAACACCGCACCCACGGTCACGCTCTCGCTGCCGGGTGACGGGCAGTTGTTCTCCTTCGGGGACACGGTGCCCTTCCAGATCAGTGTGACCGATCCGGAGGACGGCGCGATCGACTGCTCCAAGGTGACGCTGACCTACCTCCTGGGCCACGACACCCACGCCCACCAGATCACGTCGACCACCGGGTGCACGGGGTCGATCGTCGTTCCGGCGGACGGGGAGCACGACGCGTCGGCGAACGTGTACGGGGTGTTCGACGCCCAGTACACCGACAAAGGGGCGCTGACCACGCACACGCAGCACGTGCTGCAGCCCCGGCACCGGCAGGCGGAGCACTTCGCCACCTCGTCAGGGGTCACGAAGTACCTCAAGACGGCGGCCGAGGGCGGCGCGACCGTCGGGGACGTCAACAACGGCGACTGGATCGGCTTCACCACCTACCAGCTGGGCAATGCGAAGTCCTTCGACGCCAGGGTCTCCTCCGGCGGGTCGGGCGGCACGCTGACCCTGCGGACCGGCTCGCCGACCGGGCCGGCCATCGGCTCGGCGACCGTGCCCGTCACCGGTGGTTGGGAGACATTCACGACCGTCACCGGCACGATCACCGCGCCCCCGGCCGCGACCACCAGCCTGTACCTGGTCTTCACCGGTTCCGGCTCCGGCTTCCTGTACGACGTGGACGCCTTCACCCTCAACACCAGCGGCACGACCCCGCCCCCGGGCGTCGGCCCGATCAGGGGCGTCGGCGCCAAGTGCGTGGACGTGGCCGGCGGAGCGACGGCTGACGGCACGAAGATCCAGCTCAACACCTGCAACGGCTCGACCGCGCAGTCGTGGACCACGGGAGGTTCGACGCTCAAGGCGTTGGGCAAGTGCATGAACGTCGCCGGGACCGCCAACAGCACGAACGTGCAGCTGTGGACGTGCAACGGCAGCGCCGGTCAGACCTGGACGCCGCAGTCGGACGGTTCGTTGAAGAACCCGTCGTCGGGTCGGTGCCTGGACGCCTTCGGCGGTAGTTCGGCCGACGGCACCCAGCTGATCATCTGGGACTGCCACGGCGGCACCAACCAGAAGTGGACCCTGCCCTAG
- a CDS encoding ROK family transcriptional regulator has protein sequence MTPRTGTAPGMRPEPPARQDSLRTRNLALVLRHIADAPKPLSRAELAAATGLTKATVSTIVDTLVEARLVGELEPRLTRPTGRPAIGLVLDGGAAAGLGLEINVDYLAACVVDLAGVVRHREVVQDDQRGRTPERTCAALADLAARAIDVATGLGLTVAGAGVGVPGLVDGPAGVLRFAPNLGWRDTDVRALLSRVPRLGGLPITLDNEANLAALGELYADPSAPPDFIHVSGEIGVGAGIVVRRELFHGTRGWSGEIGHVAVDMDGPACGCGAHGCLEQRAGQEAILRAAGLSGAAVTSMGGQATVGRIVAAAERGDARTLAALRDAGRALGVVVAGAVNLFDIPAVVLGGIYAPLAPWIAPQVRREVDLRVLWAAWSPVEVRVSTAGADAAVLGAAGSVTHAILREPADWMRRRAQVGGPAR, from the coding sequence ATGACACCCAGAACCGGCACAGCTCCGGGCATGCGGCCGGAGCCGCCCGCCCGACAGGACAGCCTTCGGACGCGCAATCTGGCCCTGGTGCTGCGCCACATCGCCGACGCGCCGAAACCGTTGTCACGGGCCGAGTTGGCGGCCGCGACCGGGCTGACCAAGGCCACGGTGTCGACCATCGTGGACACTCTGGTCGAGGCCCGCCTGGTCGGCGAACTCGAACCACGCCTGACCCGCCCCACCGGCCGGCCCGCCATCGGGCTGGTGCTCGACGGCGGCGCGGCCGCAGGGCTCGGCCTGGAGATCAACGTCGACTACCTCGCCGCCTGTGTCGTCGACCTGGCGGGAGTCGTCCGGCACCGCGAGGTGGTGCAGGACGACCAGCGGGGCCGGACCCCGGAGCGCACCTGTGCGGCGCTCGCGGACCTGGCCGCGCGGGCGATCGACGTGGCGACCGGACTCGGACTGACGGTCGCGGGCGCCGGTGTCGGCGTGCCGGGGCTGGTCGACGGGCCGGCCGGGGTCCTCCGGTTCGCCCCCAACCTGGGCTGGCGGGACACGGACGTCCGCGCGTTGCTCTCGCGGGTGCCCCGCCTGGGCGGTCTGCCCATCACCCTCGACAACGAGGCCAATCTGGCGGCTCTCGGCGAGTTGTACGCCGATCCTTCAGCGCCGCCCGACTTCATCCACGTGTCCGGCGAGATCGGCGTGGGGGCCGGGATCGTCGTCCGCCGCGAGCTGTTTCACGGCACCCGCGGCTGGAGCGGCGAGATCGGACATGTCGCGGTCGACATGGACGGGCCCGCGTGCGGGTGCGGCGCCCACGGTTGCCTGGAACAACGGGCCGGTCAGGAGGCCATCCTGCGGGCGGCCGGGCTCTCCGGCGCTGCGGTGACCTCCATGGGTGGGCAGGCGACCGTCGGCCGGATCGTGGCCGCGGCCGAGCGGGGGGACGCCCGGACCTTGGCCGCGCTGCGCGACGCCGGCCGCGCCCTCGGAGTCGTCGTGGCCGGCGCCGTCAACCTGTTCGACATTCCGGCAGTGGTCCTCGGCGGCATCTACGCCCCGCTCGCGCCCTGGATCGCCCCGCAGGTGCGACGCGAGGTCGACCTGCGCGTGTTGTGGGCGGCGTGGTCGCCGGTCGAGGTCCGGGTGTCCACGGCCGGGGCCGACGCGGCGGTCCTCGGTGCCGCCGGCAGCGTCACCCACGCGATCCTGCGGGAACCCGCGGACTGGATGCGCCGCCGGGCTCAGGTCGGCGGTCCAGCGCGCTAG